The following are encoded together in the Arcticibacterium luteifluviistationis genome:
- a CDS encoding YybH family protein translates to MNKPIFKILASAVLLIIGFVCGTFYNKSNDEPKKEIVTSGSDFEMIQEATNEFVTAWVNGDAEGCANTYSENAVFMVPDQPSYHGRKAIKDRYVEMFNKRNDSTLIEMTETVKEVIMLDDWAVIRGSGFETRDSEGASGTYKWIILSKKQPNGKWESVWDIFNDVEDVE, encoded by the coding sequence ATGAATAAACCAATCTTTAAAATTCTTGCATCTGCTGTCTTACTTATCATAGGATTTGTATGTGGAACTTTTTATAACAAATCTAATGATGAGCCGAAAAAAGAAATAGTAACAAGTGGTTCTGATTTTGAAATGATTCAAGAAGCTACTAATGAATTCGTAACTGCCTGGGTAAATGGAGACGCTGAAGGATGTGCAAATACTTATTCTGAAAATGCTGTATTTATGGTTCCAGACCAACCATCTTATCACGGAAGAAAAGCTATTAAAGACCGTTACGTAGAAATGTTTAACAAACGGAATGACTCAACTCTCATTGAAATGACTGAAACAGTAAAGGAAGTAATTATGCTTGATGATTGGGCAGTAATTAGAGGTTCTGGTTTTGAAACGAGAGATTCAGAAGGAGCAAGCGGAACATACAAATGGATAATATTGAGTAAAAAACAACCAAATGGAAAATGGGAATCTGTATGGGATATTTTTAACGATGTTGAAGATGTAGAATAA
- a CDS encoding single-stranded DNA-binding protein → MNTVTLVGNAGGNVEVLKFDKSKKASFSLATNERFKQNNEEKTVTSWHNIIAWGKMAEQCEALISKGKFVKVEGKLVYRNYMNKDNQKVYVTEIQAYKVEEVNRQA, encoded by the coding sequence ATGAACACAGTAACATTAGTAGGTAACGCAGGTGGAAATGTAGAAGTATTAAAATTTGACAAGTCTAAGAAGGCAAGTTTCAGCTTAGCCACCAACGAAAGATTCAAGCAAAACAACGAAGAGAAAACGGTTACAAGCTGGCACAATATCATAGCCTGGGGAAAAATGGCAGAGCAATGTGAAGCACTTATCTCAAAAGGGAAATTTGTAAAAGTAGAAGGGAAGTTGGTTTACAGAAACTACATGAACAAAGACAATCAGAAAGTTTACGTAACTGAGATACAAGCCTATAAAGTGGAGGAGGTTAACCGTCAAGCGTAA
- a CDS encoding SGNH/GDSL hydrolase family protein produces the protein MTEEYEVLVEELESKLQGSKVETGKTVFYGSSSFRLWESVNSDLADDQIINLAFGGSTMEACQHYFERIVLPYAPSKMVIYAGDNDIGNGSTPEEILESFTKLYHKIRANFNDIPLTFLSIKPSPSRWDQVEKIKKTNRLIKHFISADIHCKYIDIFEPMLDENKKVKKELFIEDGLHMNAAGYAIWSQVMTDSI, from the coding sequence ATGACAGAAGAATACGAAGTATTGGTTGAAGAATTAGAGAGCAAATTACAAGGTAGTAAAGTAGAAACAGGCAAAACTGTGTTTTATGGCTCGTCTTCTTTCAGATTGTGGGAAAGTGTTAATTCAGACTTAGCTGACGACCAGATTATTAATCTAGCATTTGGCGGCTCTACCATGGAAGCTTGCCAACACTATTTTGAAAGGATAGTGCTTCCTTATGCACCTTCTAAAATGGTGATTTATGCCGGCGATAATGATATTGGCAATGGAAGTACACCTGAGGAAATACTGGAGTCATTCACGAAATTGTATCATAAAATACGGGCTAACTTTAATGACATACCTCTTACCTTTCTTTCTATAAAACCCAGCCCTAGCAGATGGGACCAAGTAGAGAAAATCAAAAAAACTAACCGTCTAATCAAGCATTTTATTAGTGCCGATATCCATTGTAAATACATTGATATTTTTGAGCCAATGCTGGATGAAAACAAAAAGGTAAAAAAAGAGCTTTTCATAGAAGATGGGCTGCACATGAACGCTGCAGGTTATGCTATATGGAGTCAGGTAATGACAGATAGCATTTGA
- a CDS encoding cyclic nucleotide-binding domain-containing protein has product MPPFDIFKALSFLDEPDQDILDELANACKKISFNKGEEITTQFASSTHFYLLLDGEVSFSIQLEHEAAQFEVGYTTGPLTPLGWSGFRSPYRYATTDTASTDCEVLQWSHEFLRNMFTKHPDLGSTFLEFVLEHAVKLLSKVRTELSTYHIADWDSDQLLENIEDRQSTNSPSLTDLLRKSPFFEVFSDKYLKELAKIGKRKKFTAGEVIMEQGEAAIGYDILVSGKVSLNFTPKEDIGKKLALMRTLTHEGYTISWAGCLKDKSNVSTAIALQDSVVFHFPKKKLLSLIVQYSDFKLALHYRLLWLIGNQLRSARSRLISQKFEKEILAIRNLIEQNSTQLDASSKLHKVPYLLNNILTLEDAFLCLRTLIKNGNTLERGLANVCLGVLGNVNQENKFYKGLVNVYESVVKSPSDEPSSAIRKKCAICFQEAFEHSDFVIGGWENLPDQAGHIFIYNHLLNHPYNTLPNNFQLTLDSHFVSSMILQKKYGDPGIRVVRVSRNVEYGHQNYYDRLGHINVHTPESVRIKESEAEKKNRKQQFYDEAQAYIQRGINIMISPEGTSRITTQSPGALKPGAFKLALEISPEPFIVPISVANFDKRLSHNVLSAYIHKPMRMSDFIKDKDNRKELSTFLINLEAQYKDYVKQAIDLADDYKIKISQPAVFKKKI; this is encoded by the coding sequence ATGCCGCCTTTTGACATATTTAAAGCACTATCCTTTCTGGATGAGCCAGACCAAGACATACTCGATGAACTTGCAAATGCTTGTAAAAAAATAAGTTTCAATAAAGGGGAGGAAATCACTACGCAGTTTGCATCAAGTACCCATTTCTATTTATTACTAGATGGTGAAGTGTCGTTTTCTATTCAGTTAGAACATGAAGCAGCCCAATTTGAGGTTGGATATACCACAGGACCTCTAACCCCATTAGGTTGGTCTGGATTCAGAAGTCCTTATAGATACGCAACCACAGATACAGCGTCAACAGATTGTGAGGTTTTGCAGTGGAGTCATGAGTTCCTTAGAAACATGTTCACCAAGCACCCAGACCTGGGTAGTACATTTCTAGAATTTGTACTTGAACATGCCGTAAAGTTACTATCCAAGGTAAGAACGGAATTAAGTACTTATCATATTGCGGATTGGGACTCTGACCAGTTACTAGAAAACATTGAAGACCGACAGTCAACCAACTCCCCTTCTCTAACTGACTTATTGAGAAAGTCCCCATTCTTTGAGGTATTTAGTGACAAGTATTTAAAAGAGCTGGCAAAAATTGGTAAGCGAAAAAAATTCACTGCGGGTGAGGTTATTATGGAGCAGGGAGAAGCAGCAATAGGCTATGACATCCTAGTTTCCGGAAAGGTTTCTCTAAATTTCACTCCTAAAGAAGACATTGGTAAAAAATTAGCCCTGATGCGTACTTTAACGCATGAGGGATATACCATCTCATGGGCTGGATGTTTAAAAGACAAATCAAACGTTTCCACCGCCATTGCCCTTCAAGATTCTGTAGTTTTTCACTTTCCTAAGAAAAAACTTCTTAGCCTAATAGTGCAATATTCAGATTTTAAATTAGCACTCCATTATAGGCTCCTATGGCTAATAGGCAATCAATTAAGGTCGGCAAGGTCAAGACTTATTTCTCAAAAATTTGAAAAGGAGATACTTGCTATTCGGAACTTAATAGAGCAGAACTCTACACAGCTAGACGCAAGCTCTAAGCTTCATAAAGTCCCCTATTTACTGAACAACATTCTTACGCTAGAAGATGCCTTTTTATGTTTAAGAACATTGATAAAAAACGGTAATACCTTAGAAAGAGGTTTAGCGAACGTATGTCTTGGTGTACTAGGCAATGTAAATCAAGAGAATAAATTCTACAAAGGCTTAGTCAATGTGTACGAGTCTGTGGTAAAATCACCAAGTGATGAGCCAAGTTCAGCTATCCGAAAAAAATGTGCTATCTGTTTTCAAGAAGCTTTTGAACACTCAGATTTTGTGATTGGTGGCTGGGAAAACTTACCTGACCAAGCAGGACATATTTTCATTTATAACCATTTACTAAATCATCCTTATAATACGCTTCCTAATAACTTTCAGCTAACCCTAGACTCACACTTTGTAAGTTCTATGATTTTGCAAAAGAAATACGGAGACCCTGGAATTAGAGTAGTAAGAGTCAGCAGAAATGTAGAATATGGACATCAAAATTACTATGACCGCCTTGGGCATATTAATGTACACACTCCAGAGTCTGTAAGAATTAAAGAATCTGAAGCTGAGAAAAAGAACAGAAAACAGCAGTTTTATGATGAGGCACAGGCCTATATTCAGCGTGGAATTAATATCATGATTAGTCCGGAAGGAACAAGCCGAATTACCACCCAATCTCCAGGAGCATTAAAACCTGGAGCATTTAAGCTTGCTTTAGAAATAAGTCCAGAACCATTTATAGTACCGATTTCCGTTGCTAATTTTGACAAAAGATTAAGTCATAACGTGCTATCAGCTTATATTCATAAGCCGATGCGAATGAGTGATTTTATAAAAGATAAGGATAACAGAAAAGAGCTCTCTACGTTTTTAATAAACTTAGAAGCTCAGTATAAAGATTATGTAAAACAGGCTATAGATTTAGCTGACGATTATAAAATAAAAATTTCTCAACCGGCCGTTTTTAAGAAAAAAATATGA
- a CDS encoding TolC family protein yields the protein MQTKNTFLQIFHSLLQPSLKGLGVLLLLSVSAQGQNVMTLEKAISEALEGNFGIQIAERQVDAAENQIYKANAGMTPTIDWNTNVNGNLSQVNQVFLDDRKINRLGQSFAPSTNVALSWTLYDGRRMQTRYERLKSEGQQSQIEKKLVVQNAVANVMQTYYQILRQKESVDYLTTIIGYYDERLKITEERWKIGRGSKLDFLQSKADLNTQKSSLVNAKNELKNAKIRLNNILGAAAERDFNITNIASPKTQYTLAQMLDQAKSTNQDLVLLNKALEISLLDQQEMESFRKPRIALNSSFGYSLSKNNAGFLALNQSLGLSSGISATWNIFNGQATQRNIQLAKINADIVNKQKESLLNQLDADIATAFYQFQTDRELFNLETENKDVAEENLTISLEKFKLGSSTILELNDAQRRFDDSLNRLVNAQYNERVSELELLRLSGALVE from the coding sequence ATGCAGACAAAAAATACTTTTCTTCAAATATTTCATTCTCTTCTTCAGCCCTCTTTAAAGGGGCTCGGAGTTTTATTATTGCTTTCCGTTTCGGCACAGGGTCAAAACGTCATGACGCTAGAAAAAGCTATCTCAGAAGCTTTAGAAGGTAACTTTGGCATCCAGATAGCGGAAAGACAGGTGGACGCTGCCGAAAACCAGATTTACAAAGCAAACGCTGGCATGACTCCGACTATAGACTGGAATACGAATGTAAATGGTAACCTAAGTCAGGTAAACCAAGTTTTTTTAGATGACAGAAAGATAAATCGTTTGGGTCAATCTTTTGCTCCTAGTACCAATGTGGCTCTTAGCTGGACGCTGTATGATGGCAGAAGAATGCAAACGAGGTACGAGCGGCTAAAATCGGAAGGACAGCAAAGTCAGATAGAAAAGAAGCTGGTGGTGCAAAATGCGGTGGCAAATGTCATGCAGACCTATTATCAAATATTGAGACAAAAGGAATCGGTGGATTACCTTACTACCATTATTGGCTATTACGACGAACGATTAAAAATCACGGAAGAACGCTGGAAAATAGGGCGAGGTTCTAAACTAGATTTTTTACAATCAAAAGCCGACCTTAACACCCAGAAGTCAAGTTTGGTCAATGCCAAAAACGAGCTAAAAAATGCTAAAATTAGACTTAATAATATTTTAGGAGCTGCTGCTGAGCGAGATTTTAATATAACAAACATAGCGTCACCAAAAACGCAGTACACACTAGCCCAAATGCTAGACCAAGCTAAATCAACAAACCAAGATTTAGTGCTCCTTAATAAAGCTTTAGAAATAAGTCTGCTAGACCAGCAAGAAATGGAGTCTTTCCGAAAGCCGAGAATAGCCTTAAATTCTTCTTTTGGTTACTCATTAAGTAAAAACAATGCGGGCTTCCTGGCTCTTAATCAGAGTTTGGGACTTAGTTCGGGAATATCTGCCACTTGGAATATTTTTAATGGCCAGGCTACGCAAAGAAATATTCAGCTAGCTAAAATAAATGCCGACATAGTTAACAAGCAAAAAGAAAGTCTGCTGAACCAATTAGATGCTGATATAGCCACTGCTTTTTATCAATTCCAGACCGACCGAGAGCTTTTCAATTTAGAAACAGAGAACAAAGATGTGGCAGAAGAAAACTTGACCATTTCTTTAGAAAAATTTAAGCTTGGTAGTAGTACTATCTTAGAACTGAATGATGCCCAAAGAAGGTTTGATGACTCACTAAACAGGCTGGTCAATGCTCAGTATAACGAACGAGTTTCTGAATTAGAATTGCTTAGGCTTAGTGGGGCTTTGGTGGAGTAG